In the genome of Burkholderia diffusa, one region contains:
- a CDS encoding quaternary amine ABC transporter ATP-binding protein — protein sequence MATIDVKHVYKLFGPEAAHPRVLDLLRAGKRKADVLSETGCNVGLNDVSLGIASGEIFVIMGLSGSGKSTLVRHFNRLIEPTAGEIVIDGSDVIKLDPHGLRELRRYKVSMVFQNFGLLPHQTVLDNAAYALRTRGENRHDATQAARNWLAKVGLDGYAEHYPDELSGGMRQRVGLARALAADTDVLLMDEAFSALDPLIRTEMQDQLLELQATLSKTIVFITHDLDEALRIGDRIAILRDGTLVQVGTPDDILSRPADDYVRRFVEKRTSVS from the coding sequence ATGGCGACCATCGACGTCAAACACGTATACAAGCTGTTCGGGCCGGAGGCGGCGCATCCGCGCGTGCTCGACCTGTTGCGCGCGGGAAAGCGCAAGGCCGACGTGCTGTCGGAAACGGGCTGCAACGTCGGACTCAACGACGTGAGCCTCGGCATCGCGTCGGGCGAGATCTTCGTGATCATGGGGTTGTCGGGCTCGGGGAAATCGACGCTCGTGCGGCACTTCAACCGGCTGATCGAACCGACCGCCGGCGAGATCGTGATCGACGGCAGCGACGTGATCAAGCTCGATCCGCACGGGCTGCGCGAGCTGCGCCGCTACAAGGTCAGCATGGTGTTCCAGAACTTCGGACTGCTACCGCACCAGACCGTGCTCGACAATGCCGCGTATGCGCTGCGCACGCGCGGCGAGAACCGGCACGACGCGACGCAAGCCGCGCGCAACTGGCTGGCGAAGGTCGGGCTCGACGGTTACGCCGAGCATTACCCGGATGAACTGTCGGGCGGGATGCGGCAGCGGGTCGGCCTCGCGCGTGCGCTGGCGGCCGATACCGACGTGCTGCTGATGGACGAGGCATTTTCCGCGCTCGATCCGCTGATCCGCACCGAGATGCAGGATCAGTTGCTCGAGCTGCAGGCGACGTTGTCGAAGACGATCGTCTTCATCACGCACGATCTCGACGAGGCATTGCGCATCGGCGACCGGATCGCGATCCTGCGCGACGGCACGCTCGTGCAGGTCGGCACACCGGACGACATCCTGTCGCGGCCGGCGGACGATTATGTGCGGCGGTTCGTCGAGAAGCGCACGAGTGTGAGCTGA
- a CDS encoding class I SAM-dependent methyltransferase produces MTTHLGQPGLPRGVIGRIVGRIMRRHNRPDNAWTLSLLAIEDGDHALEVGFGPGDAIRLATEAAPSCRIAGVDHSPTMLSAAQRLNRAAIDQGRVRLALGSVDALPFDDDAFDKAFSINCVYFWPAPTRGLSELRRVVRRGGIVAITVRDIDRAPYDACRVERLARLMTDAGFASVAVYRNDVPSHPLACAIGTK; encoded by the coding sequence ATGACGACTCATCTCGGGCAACCCGGCTTGCCGCGCGGCGTGATCGGCCGGATCGTCGGTCGCATCATGCGCCGGCACAACCGGCCGGACAACGCGTGGACGCTGTCGCTGCTGGCCATCGAGGATGGCGACCATGCACTCGAAGTCGGGTTCGGCCCCGGCGACGCAATCCGGCTCGCCACCGAAGCGGCGCCGTCCTGCCGCATCGCTGGCGTAGACCATTCACCGACCATGCTGTCTGCAGCACAACGCCTGAACCGCGCCGCCATCGATCAGGGGCGCGTGCGACTGGCGCTCGGCTCGGTCGACGCGCTGCCGTTCGACGACGATGCGTTCGACAAGGCGTTCTCGATCAACTGCGTCTACTTCTGGCCTGCGCCAACGCGCGGCTTGAGCGAATTGCGCCGCGTCGTCAGGCGCGGCGGGATCGTTGCGATCACCGTGCGGGACATCGATCGCGCACCGTACGATGCCTGTCGCGTCGAGAGACTGGCGCGCCTGATGACCGACGCGGGTTTCGCATCGGTCGCCGTGTATCGCAATGACGTGCCGTCGCATCCGCTCGCGTGTGCGATCGGCACGAAGTAG
- a CDS encoding GMC family oxidoreductase: MTYDYIIVGAGSAGCILANRLSESGRYSVLLLEAGERDASFWFKVPVGFTKTYYSRRYNWMYYSEPEAQLADRKLYCPRGKVVGGSGSINAMVYVRGQRSDYDDWANAGNPGWAYDDVLPYFRKLETHAAGATDPQHHGSTGPIHITSMKADVHPIVHEFLKGCAQLNLPRTDDFNGAQFEGAGIYDLNTKNGERCSSSFAYLRPALNRSNLTLRSSVLVRRVTFDGTRATGVVVAGEHGDETLAAAREVILAAGAVDTPKLLQLSGVGDPALLARRRVPLVHPLPAVGRNLQDHLCVSFYFKANRPTLNDEMGTLIGKMKIGLRYLLARRGPLAMSVNQAGGFFRGAADAQEPNIQLYFNPLSYRIPKSDRASIKPEPYSGFLIAFNPCRPTSRGTIEIASNRAEDAAKIHINALTTQKDLDEAVQGSKVIRALMRAPALTSMTVEEISPGPQVNSDEAMLQYFREQSGSIYHLCGSCAMGPDAATSVVDAALRVHGLQALRIVDASVFPNITSGNINAPTMMVAEKGADLILADALRGEAAGARMHERETVTP, translated from the coding sequence ATGACCTACGACTACATCATCGTCGGCGCGGGTTCGGCCGGCTGCATTCTCGCGAACCGCCTGAGCGAATCGGGCCGCTATTCCGTGCTGCTGCTCGAAGCGGGCGAACGCGACGCATCGTTCTGGTTCAAGGTGCCGGTCGGCTTCACGAAGACCTACTACAGCCGCCGCTACAACTGGATGTACTACAGCGAGCCCGAGGCACAGCTCGCCGATCGCAAGCTGTACTGCCCGCGCGGCAAGGTGGTCGGCGGGTCGGGCTCGATCAATGCGATGGTCTACGTGCGCGGCCAGCGCAGCGACTACGACGACTGGGCGAACGCCGGCAATCCGGGCTGGGCCTACGACGACGTGCTGCCGTATTTCCGCAAGCTGGAGACGCACGCGGCCGGTGCAACCGATCCGCAGCATCATGGCTCGACCGGGCCGATCCACATCACGTCGATGAAGGCCGACGTGCATCCGATCGTCCACGAGTTCCTGAAAGGCTGCGCGCAGCTGAACCTGCCGCGCACCGACGACTTCAACGGCGCGCAGTTCGAGGGCGCGGGCATCTACGACCTGAACACGAAGAACGGCGAACGCTGCTCCAGCAGCTTCGCGTACCTGCGTCCCGCGCTGAACCGTTCGAACCTCACATTGCGCTCGAGTGTGCTCGTGCGGCGCGTGACGTTCGACGGCACGCGTGCGACCGGCGTGGTCGTCGCGGGCGAACACGGCGACGAAACGCTCGCCGCCGCGCGCGAGGTGATCCTCGCCGCTGGCGCGGTCGATACGCCGAAGCTGCTGCAACTGTCGGGCGTCGGCGATCCGGCATTGCTTGCGCGCCGGCGCGTGCCGCTCGTCCATCCGCTGCCGGCCGTCGGTCGCAACCTGCAGGATCACCTGTGCGTGAGCTTCTACTTCAAGGCGAACCGGCCGACGCTGAACGACGAGATGGGCACGCTCATCGGCAAGATGAAGATCGGCTTGCGCTACCTGCTGGCCAGGCGCGGCCCGCTCGCGATGAGCGTGAACCAGGCGGGCGGTTTCTTCCGCGGCGCGGCCGATGCGCAGGAGCCGAATATCCAGCTCTACTTCAACCCGCTGTCGTACCGGATCCCGAAGAGCGATCGCGCGAGCATCAAGCCCGAACCCTATTCCGGATTCCTGATCGCATTCAACCCATGTCGGCCGACGAGCCGCGGCACGATCGAGATCGCGTCGAACCGCGCGGAAGATGCCGCGAAGATCCACATCAACGCGCTCACCACGCAGAAGGATCTCGACGAAGCCGTTCAGGGCAGCAAGGTGATTCGCGCGCTGATGCGCGCACCGGCGCTGACGTCGATGACCGTCGAGGAAATCTCGCCGGGGCCGCAGGTAAATTCAGACGAAGCGATGCTCCAGTATTTCCGCGAACAGTCGGGTTCGATCTATCACCTGTGCGGTTCGTGCGCGATGGGGCCGGACGCGGCGACGTCGGTGGTCGATGCGGCGCTGCGCGTGCACGGGCTGCAGGCGCTGCGGATCGTCGATGCGTCGGTGTTCCCGAACATCACGTCGGGCAACATCAACGCGCCGACGATGATGGTTGCGGAGAAAGGCGCGGACCTGATTCTGGCGGATGCGTTGCGGGGCGAAGCGGCCGGCGCGCGGATGCACGAAAGGGAAACGGTCACGCCCTGA
- a CDS encoding mandelate racemase/muconate lactonizing enzyme family protein, whose translation MKIVSLDTHIVAVPPPHIGGMYWIFVTLKTDCGIEGVGEIYSATFHPKAMGPIIADVFDRYLLDHDPHHVERLFRQAYSSGFTQRPDLTMMGVVSGLEMACWDIIGKAAGKPVYELLGGRIHERLRSYTYLYPKNANGDYDYDDPDLAAECATENVKLGFTAVKFDPAGPYTAYSGHQLSLEVLDRCELFCRRVREAVGSKADLLFGTHGQMVPSSAIRLAKRLEKYDPLWFEEPVPPGQEEAIASVAKHTSIPIATGERLTTKYEFHKLLQAGGASILQLNVARVGGLLEAKKIATLAEVHYAQIAPHLYNGPVGAAASIQLATCTPNFLIQESIMTWGGFHADVVKTPIRWEDGYIIPSNEPGLGIELDMDVVRRHSPYTGERLHLQMGEHPVDVKDLAPAKG comes from the coding sequence ATGAAGATCGTTTCGCTCGACACCCACATCGTCGCCGTACCGCCGCCGCACATTGGCGGGATGTACTGGATCTTCGTCACGCTGAAGACCGACTGCGGAATCGAAGGCGTCGGCGAGATCTATTCGGCGACGTTTCATCCGAAGGCAATGGGCCCGATCATCGCCGACGTGTTCGACCGCTACCTGCTGGACCACGATCCGCACCATGTCGAGCGGCTGTTCCGCCAGGCCTATTCGAGCGGCTTCACGCAACGACCGGACCTGACGATGATGGGCGTCGTCAGCGGGCTCGAGATGGCGTGCTGGGACATCATCGGCAAGGCCGCCGGCAAGCCGGTGTACGAACTGCTCGGCGGCCGGATCCACGAACGGCTGCGCTCGTACACGTACCTGTATCCGAAGAATGCCAACGGCGACTACGACTACGACGATCCCGATCTCGCCGCCGAGTGCGCGACCGAAAATGTGAAGCTCGGCTTCACGGCGGTCAAGTTCGATCCGGCCGGCCCGTACACGGCCTATTCGGGGCACCAGCTGTCGCTGGAAGTGCTCGATCGCTGCGAGCTGTTCTGCCGCCGCGTGCGTGAAGCGGTCGGCAGCAAGGCCGACCTGTTGTTCGGCACGCACGGGCAGATGGTGCCGTCGTCGGCGATCCGGCTCGCGAAGCGGCTCGAGAAGTACGATCCGCTGTGGTTCGAGGAGCCCGTGCCGCCCGGGCAGGAAGAAGCGATCGCGTCGGTCGCGAAGCACACGTCGATTCCGATCGCGACCGGCGAGCGCCTGACGACGAAGTACGAATTCCACAAGCTGCTGCAGGCGGGCGGCGCATCGATCCTTCAGCTGAATGTGGCGCGCGTGGGCGGCCTGCTCGAAGCGAAGAAGATCGCGACGCTCGCGGAGGTGCATTACGCGCAGATCGCGCCGCACCTGTACAACGGGCCGGTCGGTGCTGCCGCGAGCATCCAGCTTGCGACCTGCACGCCGAACTTCCTGATCCAGGAAAGCATCATGACCTGGGGCGGTTTCCATGCGGACGTCGTGAAAACGCCGATCCGCTGGGAGGACGGCTACATCATCCCGTCGAACGAACCGGGCCTCGGCATCGAACTCGACATGGACGTCGTGCGTCGTCACTCGCCGTACACCGGCGAACGGCTTCACCTGCAGATGGGCGAACACCCCGTCGACGTGAAGGATCTCGCGCCCGCGAAGGGCTGA
- a CDS encoding MFS transporter, giving the protein MTTQPSTPAASLALHDDVHASQHSRARRYLQLLLLVIAAGAIYPMLYLRQVYQPTMLQFFRIDDVQLGYLYSSLGTIFLVSYLPSGWLADRLSPRWLICFSLLATGALGLVYATGPSFNALVLIFGGWGLTTGLTFWAAVIKRVNMIAGPDEQGRFFGLLDGGRGLVEALLATVAITLFAYVTQARGGTDAAGFTLVVHLYAFFCIALGVLLALVKDPTHADERRTEVQRRRDTDRRGNVLTDLKTLAAIPELWLVAAIVFCGYQVFWATYSFSAYLHEGNFGLSATAAGFITTLKLWMRPVGGIGGGFLGDRVSKVSVLFWALLLAALSLVGLIAAPPHSPQAMLVVLVLFIGILTYAIRGLYWSLLDDCRVPARCAGLAIGLISVLGYSPDVFVPLINGYVTQTWPGAHGYQLYFGYIAAIALCGAGAAALLKHRLDRIKESA; this is encoded by the coding sequence ATGACGACCCAACCGTCGACGCCCGCCGCGTCGCTCGCATTGCACGACGACGTTCACGCGTCACAGCATTCGCGCGCCCGACGCTACCTGCAACTGCTGCTGCTCGTGATTGCCGCGGGCGCGATCTATCCGATGCTGTACCTGCGGCAGGTGTACCAGCCGACGATGCTGCAGTTCTTCCGTATCGACGACGTGCAGCTCGGCTATCTGTACTCGTCGCTCGGCACGATCTTCCTCGTCAGCTACCTGCCGAGCGGCTGGCTTGCGGACCGCCTGTCGCCGCGCTGGCTGATCTGCTTCTCGCTGCTCGCGACCGGCGCGCTCGGGCTCGTCTACGCGACCGGCCCGTCGTTCAACGCGCTCGTGCTGATCTTCGGCGGCTGGGGGCTGACGACCGGCCTCACGTTCTGGGCGGCCGTGATCAAGCGCGTGAACATGATCGCCGGTCCCGACGAACAGGGCCGCTTCTTCGGGCTGCTCGACGGCGGCCGCGGGCTCGTCGAGGCGCTGCTCGCGACCGTCGCGATCACGCTCTTCGCCTACGTGACGCAGGCACGCGGCGGCACCGACGCAGCCGGCTTCACGCTCGTCGTGCATCTGTACGCGTTCTTCTGCATCGCGCTCGGCGTGCTGCTCGCGCTGGTGAAGGATCCGACGCATGCGGACGAGCGCCGCACGGAAGTGCAACGCCGTCGCGACACCGACCGCCGGGGCAACGTGCTGACCGACCTGAAGACGCTCGCGGCAATCCCCGAACTGTGGCTCGTCGCCGCCATCGTGTTCTGCGGCTACCAGGTGTTCTGGGCGACCTACAGCTTCTCGGCCTATCTGCACGAAGGCAATTTCGGGCTGAGCGCGACGGCGGCCGGCTTCATCACGACGCTCAAGCTGTGGATGCGCCCCGTCGGCGGCATCGGCGGCGGTTTCCTCGGCGACCGCGTATCGAAAGTGTCCGTGCTGTTCTGGGCGCTCTTGCTCGCGGCGCTGTCGCTCGTCGGGCTGATAGCCGCGCCGCCGCACAGCCCGCAAGCGATGCTCGTCGTGCTCGTGCTGTTCATCGGGATCCTCACCTACGCGATCCGCGGCCTCTACTGGTCGCTGCTCGACGACTGTCGCGTGCCCGCGCGCTGCGCGGGTCTCGCAATCGGCCTGATCTCGGTGCTTGGCTATTCGCCTGACGTGTTCGTGCCGCTGATCAACGGCTACGTGACACAGACCTGGCCCGGCGCGCACGGTTACCAGCTTTATTTCGGCTATATCGCAGCCATCGCGCTGTGCGGCGCGGGCGCCGCCGCGCTCCTCAAACATCGCCTCGACCGCATCAAGGAGTCCGCATGA
- the aldA gene encoding aldehyde dehydrogenase yields MRTERNYVNGCFAVPESDALIVVHNPATEAPFARVPAATPADALAAVAAAAAAQKTWRKLPSTERAACLHKLADALIARAPDIGAALAQESGKSIEDASNEAVYAGQITRYHAEWARRIEGEIIPSDTPDENLFLQREPIGVVACLIPFNFPVYTLLRKIAPALIAGNTVVVRPSNHTPVSAFEIAKAVDEAGFPPGVVNILTMDHATAEALCTHPAVGMITLTGSVNAGRKVLDYCKANIAKPSLELGGKTPAIIEPDADLERAATALVASKTTHCGQLCTAIERVYVHDSVHDRFVALLKERMAAVRIGDRAQDATRMGPLVSASARAHIHGMVARAIAAGATLETGGAIPDGPGFFYPATLLTGVRQDMEIVQEETFGPVMPVLRYTTIDEAIAFANDHQFGLSSVLYTENYRTAMKVANAIEAGELYVNRTPADPYQGFHAGWKRSGLGGDDGKHGMLEFTQTRLVVMKY; encoded by the coding sequence ATGCGTACCGAACGCAATTACGTGAACGGCTGTTTCGCCGTCCCGGAAAGCGACGCGCTCATCGTCGTCCACAACCCCGCAACCGAAGCACCGTTCGCGCGCGTGCCGGCCGCGACGCCGGCCGACGCGCTCGCCGCCGTCGCCGCCGCAGCCGCCGCGCAGAAAACGTGGCGCAAGCTGCCAAGCACCGAACGCGCGGCCTGTCTGCACAAGCTTGCCGACGCGCTGATCGCACGCGCGCCCGACATCGGCGCGGCGCTCGCGCAGGAATCCGGCAAGAGCATCGAGGACGCATCGAACGAAGCCGTCTATGCCGGCCAGATCACGCGCTACCACGCCGAGTGGGCGCGCCGGATCGAGGGCGAGATCATCCCGAGCGATACGCCCGACGAGAATCTCTTCCTGCAGCGCGAGCCGATCGGCGTCGTCGCGTGCCTGATCCCGTTCAACTTCCCCGTCTACACGCTGCTGCGCAAGATCGCGCCCGCGCTGATCGCCGGTAACACCGTGGTCGTGCGGCCGAGCAACCATACGCCGGTGTCGGCGTTCGAGATCGCGAAGGCCGTCGACGAAGCCGGCTTCCCGCCGGGTGTCGTCAACATCCTGACGATGGACCACGCGACGGCCGAAGCGCTATGCACGCATCCCGCGGTCGGGATGATCACGCTGACGGGCAGCGTGAACGCGGGTCGCAAGGTGCTCGACTACTGCAAGGCGAACATCGCGAAGCCGTCGCTCGAACTCGGCGGCAAGACGCCCGCGATCATCGAACCCGATGCCGACCTCGAACGCGCGGCCACCGCGCTCGTCGCATCGAAGACCACGCACTGCGGCCAGCTCTGCACGGCGATCGAGCGCGTGTACGTGCACGACAGCGTGCACGACCGTTTCGTCGCGCTGCTGAAGGAAAGGATGGCGGCCGTGCGCATCGGCGACCGCGCACAAGACGCCACGCGGATGGGCCCGCTCGTGAGCGCATCGGCGCGCGCGCACATTCACGGCATGGTCGCACGTGCGATCGCGGCCGGCGCGACGCTCGAAACCGGCGGCGCGATCCCCGACGGCCCCGGCTTCTTCTACCCGGCCACGCTGCTCACCGGCGTGAGGCAGGACATGGAAATCGTGCAGGAGGAAACCTTCGGTCCAGTCATGCCGGTGCTGCGCTACACGACGATCGACGAGGCCATCGCATTCGCGAACGATCACCAGTTCGGGCTGTCGTCGGTGCTCTACACCGAAAACTACCGCACCGCGATGAAGGTGGCGAACGCGATCGAAGCCGGCGAGCTGTACGTGAATCGCACGCCGGCCGATCCGTACCAAGGCTTCCACGCCGGCTGGAAACGTTCGGGCCTCGGCGGCGACGACGGCAAGCACGGCATGCTCGAGTTCACGCAGACGCGCCTCGTCGTCATGAAGTACTGA
- a CDS encoding LysR substrate-binding domain-containing protein, giving the protein MPALNALKAFEMAGRTGSFTRAAELLNVTQSAVSRQVRQLESQLGETLLERRHHQLELTAAGRVLLRALQQSFDKIELTVRSLQEKTHLNRLRANVPPTFAARWLMPRLGRLRDAHPEFELSLTTRIHDSLGESRVLDCAIRFGDGEWDGFDNALLMQEQHIAVCAPALYARLRQDGAPIDLNRFTLLHVLATDDQRYLTWQHWLKAAGIADVDTRGGYEFDLLDHAIRAAIDGLGITIADRHMVARELATGQLMQVLNVHVDGHQSYWFVTRPEQTNLPHIVQFRDWLQQEVWLAKRHLEPSSPLPQVPLA; this is encoded by the coding sequence ATGCCGGCGCTGAATGCGCTGAAAGCCTTCGAGATGGCCGGCCGCACCGGCAGCTTCACGCGCGCGGCCGAACTGCTCAACGTGACGCAGAGCGCGGTAAGCCGCCAGGTGCGTCAGCTCGAGAGCCAGCTCGGCGAAACGCTGCTCGAGCGCCGTCATCACCAGCTCGAACTGACGGCGGCCGGGCGTGTGCTGCTGCGCGCGCTGCAGCAATCGTTCGACAAGATCGAGCTGACCGTGCGCAGCCTGCAGGAGAAAACCCACCTGAACCGCCTGCGCGCGAATGTCCCGCCGACCTTCGCCGCGCGCTGGCTGATGCCCCGTCTCGGACGGCTGCGCGACGCGCATCCCGAATTCGAGCTCAGCCTCACGACGCGCATCCACGACAGCCTCGGCGAATCGCGCGTGCTCGACTGTGCGATCCGCTTCGGCGACGGCGAATGGGACGGCTTCGACAACGCGCTGCTGATGCAGGAGCAGCATATCGCCGTCTGCGCGCCCGCGCTCTACGCGCGGCTGAGGCAGGACGGCGCGCCGATCGACCTGAACCGCTTCACGCTGCTGCACGTGCTCGCCACCGACGACCAGCGCTACCTCACCTGGCAGCACTGGCTGAAGGCCGCCGGCATCGCCGACGTCGACACGCGCGGCGGCTACGAGTTCGATCTGCTCGATCACGCGATCCGCGCGGCGATCGACGGACTCGGGATCACGATCGCCGATCGTCACATGGTGGCGCGCGAGCTGGCGACCGGGCAATTGATGCAGGTGCTCAACGTGCACGTCGACGGCCACCAGTCGTACTGGTTCGTCACGCGCCCCGAACAGACGAACCTGCCGCACATCGTGCAGTTCCGCGACTGGCTCCAGCAGGAAGTGTGGCTCGCGAAGCGCCATCTCGAGCCGTCGTCGCCGCTGCCCCAGGTGCCGCTGGCCTGA
- a CDS encoding LysR substrate-binding domain-containing protein, which translates to MRRLPSLIALRFFEETARHLSFNRAAVSLCVTQGAVSRQIRLLEDALGVRLFERDHKGVRLTEAGERLLPFVGQAFDTIERGIGGIAVARPDAKRRLTVSLPPTFATQWFSPRLGTLAEALPDVELSIRTEPADDCHCHIRFGRAARPGMQSELLMMERHALVGAPRYRGDTLDALFRRLPSLHVLHEGKRLTLWDDWCEQAGIAVERIGDGIEFSTLEQAIRAARKGAGLAVVDLTMIEEEIGEGSLVRLSPVQAIGPFGYWLDIAPENVVVEHVDAFAAWLRAQAARKG; encoded by the coding sequence ATGCGACGCCTGCCATCGTTGATCGCGTTGCGATTTTTCGAGGAGACCGCGCGCCATCTGAGTTTCAATCGCGCTGCGGTTTCGCTATGCGTGACACAAGGCGCGGTGAGCCGGCAGATCCGGTTGCTCGAGGACGCGCTCGGCGTGCGGTTGTTCGAGCGCGATCACAAGGGCGTGCGCCTGACGGAGGCGGGCGAGCGGCTGCTGCCGTTCGTCGGCCAGGCGTTCGACACGATCGAGCGCGGCATCGGCGGGATCGCCGTCGCGCGGCCGGACGCGAAACGACGTCTCACGGTATCGCTGCCGCCGACATTTGCCACGCAGTGGTTTTCGCCACGGCTCGGCACGCTCGCGGAGGCACTGCCGGACGTCGAGCTGTCGATCCGCACCGAGCCAGCCGACGATTGTCATTGCCATATTCGGTTCGGGCGCGCGGCGCGGCCCGGCATGCAATCGGAGCTGCTGATGATGGAGCGGCATGCGCTCGTCGGTGCGCCGCGTTATCGCGGCGATACGCTCGATGCGCTGTTCCGCAGGTTGCCGTCGCTGCATGTGTTGCATGAGGGCAAGCGCTTGACGCTGTGGGACGACTGGTGCGAGCAGGCGGGCATCGCAGTCGAGCGCATCGGCGACGGCATCGAGTTCTCGACGCTCGAACAGGCGATTCGCGCGGCCCGCAAGGGCGCGGGGCTTGCCGTGGTCGACCTCACCATGATCGAGGAGGAGATCGGCGAGGGCAGCCTCGTGCGGTTGTCGCCAGTCCAGGCGATCGGTCCGTTCGGCTATTGGCTCGACATCGCGCCGGAGAACGTGGTGGTCGAGCACGTGGACGCGTTCGCCGCGTGGCTGCGGGCGCAAGCGGCGAGGAAGGGGTAG